CTGCAGCATGAATCATTTTTCTTGAGTCGCTATGACTCTGGCTTCCCCAGTAATCTCCTCCTAAGGGCCAAGTTCCAATGCAGATTTTTGGAAGATCTGTTTTTATTTTGTTCATAGTCCTAGATAAGTCCTAAAAAATGATTTTGTCAATTAAAAAAATACTCTTTTTCATGTTTTTGAGGTCTGACGCTCTTGAATTAAATGTCAAAAATAAAAAGAATAATCCTATGATTAAATTTAGTAGTTTAAAACACACCCTGATTTTAACGTTATTATTTATTTTGGTAGGGTGTAAGACAGATCATATAAAGAAAAAAGATGTAGAATATCTTTTTTGGAATGCATCTCTGAAAACAGAAAACAGTTTTATTAAAGAGGCTGTTAAAGAGTTAAACGATGAAAAGGGTGAGACCCTTATTGTAAATAGATATAACTCTCCCCAGACACAAGAAGAGGTTATTGATTTTTTTACTGGTTATACAGGGAATAGGGATATTGCTCAAGCTATTCTAAAGTACTCTATAAAGTACGATGTTCCTCCATCATTGGCATTTGCCCTTTCTAAGGCTGAAAGCAGTTTTAATCCAAAAGCTATTAATAGAAACTCAACTTCAATTGATAGAGGACTTTTTCAGTTAAACTCAACAACTTTTTCTGATTTAACATTAGAAGAGTTTTTTGATATTGATACGAATTCCGCAAAGGGAATTAAATTTATACGTTGGTGTCTTGATACTGGGAAGAACGAAGTTTCTGCTTTAGCTATGTATAATGCAGGTTCCGGAAGGGTTTCAGGAAGAGGTACACCTAAAATGACCTTAGACTACATTTCTAAGGTCTTAGACTACAGGGGAGTACTTCTTGATGAATTTAATTTGGAAATGAGTTCTTTTGCCAGAATAAACCCTAAAAGTGTTAAGCTTGTAAAAGATGTTACTTTACCTCTAGATTGACCTTAAAATATTTAATACTATGATTTTATGATTATAGTATTAAAGAGAAATATAACTGAAAAAGATAAAAATAATATTATAGACTTTCTACAAAGTCGTAGCTTTAGGGTTAAGGAGATTGTAGGAGAAGAAGAGTCTATTCTAGGAGCCGTTGGTCATAATGGTCTAGACCCAAGACAACTTGAGTTAATGGGTGGAGTTGCAAAGGTTATTCCAATTTCTAAACCATATAAGTTAGCTTCCCGTGAGTTTAAAAAAAGTGATACAATTTTCAATGTAGGACCTGTTACTGTTGGAGGTAATAGAGTTACTGTTATTGCCGGCCCCTGTGCCGTAGAATCAAAAGAACAGATAATAGAGTCTGCTTATGCTGTAAAAAAAGCCGGAGCAGTTATGCTCCGTGGTGGAGCTTTTAAACCAAGAACCTCCCCTTACTCATTTCAAGGACTTCAGGAGAAGGGTTGTCAATATTTAAAAGAGGCTAGTGAGTTAACCGGTCTTCCTGTTGTTACTGAAATAGTAGCTCCTGGAGATGCGGATATGATGAAGGATTATGTAGACGTATTCCAAATCGGTGCTAGAAATATGCAGAACTTTGAGTTATTAAAAACTGTAGGACGTATTGGAAAACCTGTAGTTCTTAAAAGAGGAATGTCTGCAACTATTGAAGAGTGGTTAATGGCTGCTGAATACCTTATGTCAGAGGGTAATGACAATATTATTTTGTGTGAAAGAGGTATTAGAACCTATGAGAATTTTACTAGAAATACTTTAGATATATCAGCGGTACCAATAATTCAACAACTATCCCATCTACCTGTTATTGTTGACCCATCCCATGCCACAGGGCTTAGAGACAAGGTCTCTCCAATGGCTCTAGCAGCTATAGCAGCAGGTGCAAATGGCTTGGTTGTAGAAGTACACCCAGACCCGGATAAAGCCCTCTCTGATGGACCTCAGTCCCTTTATCCTGAGCAATTTGAGAAATTAATGTGCGATATAAAAGAGTTAGCCCCTGTTATGGATAAGGAGTTAACAACACTACCTAAGGAGAAGTCTGTTATAGAACTATCAGAAAGAACAGAGAGTCATATAGGTGCAGCATTTCAAGGTGTAAGAGGTGCTTATAGTGAGATGGCAGTATATAATTATTATGGAAAGGATGTAGGTTTTCCATTACCTCAAAAAAGTTTTAAAGATGTATTTAACTCTGTTTTAGATGGTTCTGCTGATAGTGGTTTGATTCCTCTAGAAAATTCATTAGCAGGTTCAATAAATGAAAATTATGACTTATTAAAAAACTATTCTGATCTTTGTATTACTGGAGAGGTAAAAGTTAGAGTTAGTCATGCATTAATTGGAACTATAGACTCTGAAATTTCGGATATTAAGGAGGTTTACTCCCACCCTCAAGCCCTTGCTCAATCCAGTGTCTTTATTGAAAAAAATAAGATGACACCTATATCCTACTATGATACTGCAGGTGCGGTAAAAGATATTTCCGAGAAAAGCGATAAGACAAAGGGTGCCATTGCAAGTAGTGTTTCAGCTGAAATATATGGAATGAAAATATTAAAAGAAGGTATTGAAACCCACCCTGGAAACTATACAAGGTTTGCAGTTATTCAGCGTAGGGATAGAGCGGTAGATGTTGATTGGAATAAGGCTTCGATGGTTTTTAATATTAAAGATGAACAAGGAGCTCTATCAAAATATCTATCAATATTTAACAAATACAACTTGAATATGACAAAAATAGAGTCTAGACCTGTCCATGGTAAACCTTGGAGTTACACTTTTTACATTGATGTAACTTTTGATGGAGATAAAGAGATTTTCAATCAAATAGAGAGAGAGTTATCAAATCAGGCTGATGACTTTAGGTTGTTAGGTTTATATCAGGCTTGTAAGTAGTCTTTTCTAGGTCATCTATTATTTTTTTATATTCAAAATAGCTGGCCTGGGATTTATCTATAGATGATAAAAAGACCTTTAATTCTATCTGTATTCCTTTGGAATCTTTTAAATTATTTTTAAAAAAGTTATCTAACATTAATAAGTTTTTATACGTGAATCGGCTTTTTGATAAGAGTTTATGAAGTTTCTTAGATACCTCATCTTCTCCCTCTGCAATAAGGGAGGAATAACAGTCATCAATATTTTCCTTTAGGTCAGAGAGTTGTTTATTTAAAATTTTAGTTTTAGAAATAAATTTCTCAAATTCTAAGCTCTTCTCTTTCTGCTCTCCTTCCACAGTTTTTACTAAATATGTTGTATTTCTTGGGCTACCTAAAAGAGTATATTTTAGGTAATCAATTATCTTTTCGATAAATGAGTAGGTCTCTTCTCTTAGACCTATACTATTTACCCACATTTTTTCAATTATAGAGTTTGTTTGTGTTGATATGTTCATAAGTTCATGTAATGACTTTTCTAATATATCAATGGGTTTTTCATTTGTAATACTCTTCTTTTTCTTAGTGTTATCCTTAGATTCTACATCTATCTCTTCTAATTTAGTTAAGATCTCTTTACGTACATTAAGTCCATTTTCTGTGAAGTCCTCTTGTAAAACCTCTCCTATAAGCTCTATATATATTGGTTGTCCTAGCTCATGGATTTTCATTCTTATCA
Above is a genomic segment from Thiospirochaeta perfilievii containing:
- a CDS encoding transglycosylase SLT domain-containing protein — its product is MIKFSSLKHTLILTLLFILVGCKTDHIKKKDVEYLFWNASLKTENSFIKEAVKELNDEKGETLIVNRYNSPQTQEEVIDFFTGYTGNRDIAQAILKYSIKYDVPPSLAFALSKAESSFNPKAINRNSTSIDRGLFQLNSTTFSDLTLEEFFDIDTNSAKGIKFIRWCLDTGKNEVSALAMYNAGSGRVSGRGTPKMTLDYISKVLDYRGVLLDEFNLEMSSFARINPKSVKLVKDVTLPLD
- the aroF gene encoding 3-deoxy-7-phosphoheptulonate synthase, which produces MIIVLKRNITEKDKNNIIDFLQSRSFRVKEIVGEEESILGAVGHNGLDPRQLELMGGVAKVIPISKPYKLASREFKKSDTIFNVGPVTVGGNRVTVIAGPCAVESKEQIIESAYAVKKAGAVMLRGGAFKPRTSPYSFQGLQEKGCQYLKEASELTGLPVVTEIVAPGDADMMKDYVDVFQIGARNMQNFELLKTVGRIGKPVVLKRGMSATIEEWLMAAEYLMSEGNDNIILCERGIRTYENFTRNTLDISAVPIIQQLSHLPVIVDPSHATGLRDKVSPMALAAIAAGANGLVVEVHPDPDKALSDGPQSLYPEQFEKLMCDIKELAPVMDKELTTLPKEKSVIELSERTESHIGAAFQGVRGAYSEMAVYNYYGKDVGFPLPQKSFKDVFNSVLDGSADSGLIPLENSLAGSINENYDLLKNYSDLCITGEVKVRVSHALIGTIDSEISDIKEVYSHPQALAQSSVFIEKNKMTPISYYDTAGAVKDISEKSDKTKGAIASSVSAEIYGMKILKEGIETHPGNYTRFAVIQRRDRAVDVDWNKASMVFNIKDEQGALSKYLSIFNKYNLNMTKIESRPVHGKPWSYTFYIDVTFDGDKEIFNQIERELSNQADDFRLLGLYQACK